From a single Lolium rigidum isolate FL_2022 chromosome 7, APGP_CSIRO_Lrig_0.1, whole genome shotgun sequence genomic region:
- the LOC124679174 gene encoding oligopeptide transporter 4-like, with translation MEIEHPAGRAADEDDVSPVEQVRLTVPTTDDPTLPVWTFRMWTMGFISCALLSFVNQFFAYRSEPIVISQITIQVAALPIGHLMARVLPEKKFRLFGRECSLNPGPFNVKEHVLISIFANAGAAFGGGNAYAIGIITIIKAFYKRNISFVTSLLLIITTQVLGYGWAGLMRKYVVEPAHMWWPTSLVQVSLMRAMHEKERRRMTRGKFFLIALICSFAWYIVPGYLFPTLTAISWVCWVYPKSITMQQIGSGLNGLGVGAFTLDWSVVASFLGSPLVSPFFATANVFVGYIVFVYGMLPISYWVLNLYNASTFPLFSNDLYTGSGQLYNISSIVNDKFEIDMDAYAQQGKIHLSLFFAVSYGLGFATIAATLSHVILFYGKEMCQRYKESFKGKPDVHTRLMRRYEDIPNWWFYLLLAASMAVSLVLCTVFKEEIQLPWWGLLLACVMAFIFTLPISVITATTNTTPGLNIITEYCLGLIMPGKPIANVCFKVYGYMSMNQAVSFLTDFKLGHYMKIPPRSMFLVQFVGTIVASSVNTVVAWWLLTMVPHICEKDQLPESSPWTCPGDHVFFDASVIWGLVGPRRIFGPLGYYNALNWFFLVGLAGPVIVWLFARALPRHAGWISLINMPVILGATAMMPPASALNYTAWCFVGTVFNFFVFRYRKGWWKRYNYVLSAAMDGGVAIMGVLIYFALSSEGNQLDWWGSRGEYCDLATCPTAKGVLVDGCPVL, from the exons ATGGAGATCGAACATccagccggccgcgccgccgatgAGGACGATGTTTCGCCGGTCGAGCAGGTCCGGCTGACGGTGCCGACGACCGATGACCCGACGCTGCCGGTATGGACGTTCCGGATGTGGACGATGGGCTTCATCTCCTGCGCGCTTCTCTCCTTCGTCAACCAGTTCTTCGCATACCGCAGCGAGCCCATCGTCATCAGCCAGATCACCATCCAG GTGGCGGCGCTGCCCATAGGGCACTTGATGGCGCGGGTGCTGCCGGAGAAGAAGTTCAGGTTGTTCGGCCGTGAGTGCTCACTGAACCCGGGGCCCTTCAACGTGAAGGAGCACGTGCTGATCTCCATCTTCGCCAACGCCGGCGCCGCCTTCGGCGGCGGCAACGCCTACGCGATcggcatcatcaccatcatcaaggCGTTCTACAAGCGCAACATCTCCTTCGTGACCAGCCTGCTCCTCATCATCACTACTCAG GTATTGGGTTACGGATGGGCAGGGCTGATGAGAAAATACGTGGTGGAACCGGCACACATGTGGTGGCCGACGAGTCTCGTGCAGGTTTCTCTCATGAG AGCGATGCACGAGAAAGAGAGGCGGCGGATGACGCGCGGCAAGTTCTTCCTGATCGCGCTCATCTGCAGCTTCGCGTGGTACATTGTCCCGGGGTACCTCTTCCCGACTCTGACGGCCATCTCGTGGGTGTGCTGGGTGTACCCGAAATCGATCACCATGCAGCAGATCGGCTCCGGCCTGAACGGCCTCGGCGTCGGCGCCTTCACCCTCGACTGGTCCGTGGTCGCCTCCTTCCTGGGGAGCCCCCTCGTCTCGCCCTTCTTCGCCACCGCCAACGTCTTCGTCGGCTACATCGTGTTCGTCTACGGCATGCTGCCCATCTCCTACTGGGTGCTCAACCTCTACAACGCCAGCACCTTCCCCCTCTTCTCCAACGACCTCTACACCGGCTCCGGCCAGCTCTACAACATCTCCTCCATCGTCAACGACAAGTTCGAGATCGACATGGACGCCTACGCGCAGCAGGGCAAGATCCACCTCAGCCTCTTCTTCGCCGTCAGCTATGGCCTCGGCTTCGCCACCATCGCCGCCACGCTGTCCCATGTCATCCTATTCTATGGAAA GGAAATGTGCCAGAGGTACAAGGAGTCGTTCAAGGGAAAGCCGGACGTGCACACGAGGCTGATGAGGAGGTACGAAGACATACCCAACTGGTGGTTCTACCTCTTGCTCGCGGCGTCCATGGCCGTGTCCTTGGTGCTCTGCACCGTGTTCAAGGAGGAGATTCAGCTGCCGTGGTGGGGGCTCCTCTTGGCCTGCGTCATGGCATTCATCTTCACGCTCCCCATCAGTGTCATCACCGCAACCACAAACACG ACGCCAGGGTTGAACATCATCACCGAGTATTGCTTGGGGCTGATCATGCCCGGGAAGCCGATTGCCAACGTGTGCTTCAAGGTGTACGGCTACATGAGCATGAACCAGGCCGTCTCCTTCCTTACCGACTTCAAGCTTGGCCACTACATGAAGATTCCCCCAAGGTCCATGTTCCTAGTGCAG TTCGTTGGAACAATTGTGGCATCGTCGGTGAACAcggtggtggcatggtggctgCTGACGATGGTGCCACACATTTGCGAGAAGGACCAGCTGCCTGAGAGCAGTCCCTGGACTTGCCCGGGTGACCACGTCTTCTTCGACGCGTCCGTCATCTGGGGCCTGGTCGGCCCGCGCCGCATCTTCGGGCCACTCGGCTACTACAACGCGCTCAACTGGTTCTTCCTCGTCGGGCTTGCCGGGCCCGTCATCGTCTGGCTCTTCGCCAGGGCGCTGCCGCGGCACGCCGGCTGGATCAGCCTCATCAACATGCCCGTCATCCTGGGGGCCACGGCTATGATGCCGCCGGCGTCGGCGCTCAACTACACAGCGTGGTGCTTCGTCGGCACGGTGTTCAACTTCTTCGTGTTCCGCTACCGCAAGGGGTGGTGGAAGCGGTACAACTACGTGCTCTCGGCGGCCATGGACGGCGGCGTGGCCATCATGGGGGTGCTCATCTACTTCGCGCTCAGCAGCGAGGGCAACCAGCTCGACTGGTGGGGTTCCAGGGGAGAGTACTGCGATCTCGCCACCTGCCCCACCGCCAAGGGCGTGCTCGTGGACGGCTGCCCGGTCCTCTGA
- the LOC124676387 gene encoding UV-B-induced protein At3g17800, chloroplastic-like, translated as MSAWADAALLLASPSPAASCSLARPRSSRLLCKGFPCASRSKAGFQISSYRTRSLKVKAKMDSGDGATQLAPLRFETPSGQLLVHILQSEPHLIPATVDQQLENLQSEKDAQKEEAAKVPQDLLYKRIAEIKEKERQNTLEEIIYCWILFKFMENDISMTPALSPSGGPVRDITTLPNQEHKLQSVHSQDALEMIQSHLSLIMGEQAAAPLDTVVEISNLNLGKLYAASIMYGYFLKRVDERFQLEKNMKTLPPSLKEQVVSERDLQPNPFWDMESLVQISPDGEVVDLDDDEETNPNKLRSYVKRLDADTLQRYATIRSKESVSLIEKQTQALFGRPDIKVLDDGSVNAQDGKTVTLTFTELTNLVLEAAGFGAFLWEAESHVESKYHFVNS; from the exons ATGTCGGCGTGGGCAGACGCGGCGCTGCTCCTCGCCTCGCCCTCCCCGGCCGCTTCATGCTCCCTCGCCAGGCCGCGCTCCAGCCGCCTCCTCTGCAAG GGCTTTCCTTGTGCCAGCCGTTCTAAAGCTGGATTCCAGATTAGCAGTTACCGAACAAGGAGCTTAAAAGTTAAAGCAAAAATGGATTCTGGTGATGGCGCGACACAACTTGCTCCGCTCAGATTCGAAACACCAAGTGGTCAACTTCTGGTCCACATACTGCAATCAGAACCTCACCTAATCCCTGCAACAGTTGATCAGCAACTTGAAAACCTGCAATCAGAGAAAGATGCCCAAaaggaagaggccgcaaaagttccTCAGGATCTCCTTTACAA GAGAATTGCAGAAATCAAAGAGAAGGAGAGGCAGAATACCCTGGAAGAGATCATCTACTGTTGGATTTTGTTCAAGTTCATGGAAAATGATATATCAATGACACCTGCATTATCACCATCAGGTGGCCCTGTACGCGATATAACCACGTTGCCTAACCAAGAGCATAAGCTGCAGAGCGTACACTCTCAAGATGCTCTGGAGATGATACAGAGCCATCTCAGTCTTATAATGGGAGAACAGGCGGCGGCACCACTAGACACTGTTGTTGAAATCAGCAACTTAAATCTTGGAAAGCTCTACGCAGCATCCATCATGTACGGTTACTTCCTCAAGAGGGTTGACGAGCGATTCCAGCTCGAGAAGAACATGAAGACACTCCCACCAAGCCTCAAGGAACAGGTAGTATCTGAACGAGACCTGCAGCCCAATCCGTTCTGGGATATGGAGTCCTTGGTGCAGATATCGCCTGACGGGGAGGTTGTTGATTTGGACGATGATGAGGAAACAAATCCGAATAAGTTGAGGTCTTATGTTAAGCGCCTGGATGCCGACACATTGCAAAGATACGCCACCATCAGATCCAAGGAATCTGTTTCGCTGATAGAGAAGCAAACGCAGGCCCTGTTTGGACGGCCGGATATTAAGGTGCTGGACGATGGCTCCGTTAATGCTCAAGATGGTAAAACGGTGACGCTTACGTTTACGGAGCTCACTAACCTTGTTCTGGAGGCTGCTGGATTTGGAGCCTTTTTGTGGGAAGCCGAGAGCCATGTAGAATCTAAATACCATTTTGTTAACAGTTGA
- the LOC124677258 gene encoding protein AE7-like — MVMGLINANPVVHEKKERRSREALENKDENAVEPIDQLEIFDHIRDIKDPEHPYSLEELKVVTEDSVEINDEISHVRVTFTPTVEHCSMATIIGLCLRVKLMRSLPPRYKVDIRVAPGSHATELAVNKQLNDKERVAAALENSNLLDIVEECLSPTLG, encoded by the exons ATGGTCATGGGGTTGATAAATGCTAACCCTGTGGTACATGAGAAAAAAGAGAGGCGCAGCAGAGAAGCACTCGAAAACAAAGATGAAAATGCAGTGGAGCCAATAGACCAGCTAGAAATATTTG ATCATATTAGAGATATAAAGGACCCGGAGCATCCATACTCATTGGAAGAGCTTAAGGTGGTGACTGAAGACTCGGTCGAAATCAACGATGAGATTAGTCATGTGCG GGTTACTTTCACCCCAACAGTGGAGCATTGCAGTATGGCAACTATTATTGGCCTTTGCCTACGTGTGAAGCTCATGCGGAGCCTTCCTCCTCGTTACAAG GTGGACATAAGGGTGGCGCCTGGATCGCATGCAACTGAACTTGCCG TGAACAAGCAACTGAACGACAAAGAACGTGTCGCGGCTGCGTTGGAAAACTCAAACCTGCTGGACATAGTCGAGGAGTGCCTGTCACCGACGCTTGGCTGA